The following coding sequences lie in one Mus musculus strain C57BL/6J chromosome 11, GRCm38.p6 C57BL/6J genomic window:
- the Purb gene encoding transcriptional activator protein Pur-beta — protein sequence MADGDSGSERGGGGGGGGGPGGFQPAPRGGGGGGGGPGGEQETQELASKRLDIQNKRFYLDVKQNAKGRFLKIAEVGAGGSKSRLTLSMAVAAEFRDSLGDFIEHYAQLGPSSPEQLAAGAEEGGGPRRALKSEFLVRENRKYYLDLKENQRGRFLRIRQTVNRGGGGFGGGPGPGGLQSGQTIALPAQGLIEFRDALAKLIDDYGGDEDELAGGPGGGAGGPGGGLYGELPEGTSITVDSKRFFFDVGCNKYGVFLRVSEVKPSYRNAITVPFKAWGKFGGAFCRYADEMKEIQERQRDKLYERRGGGSGGGDESEGEEVDED from the coding sequence ATGGCGGACGGCGACAGCGGCAGCGAgcgcggcggtggcggcggcggcggcggcgggcccGGCGGCTTCCAGCCCGCGccccgcggcggcggcggcggcggtggcgggcCGGGCGGCGAGCAGGAGACGCAGGAGCTGGCCTCGAAGCGGCTGGACATCCAGAACAAGCGCTTCTACCTGGACGTGAAGCAGAACGCCAAGGGCCGCTTCCTCAAGATCGCCGAGGTGGGCGCGGGCGGCTCCAAGAGCCGCCTCACGCTGTCGATGGCGGTGGCCGCCGAGTTCCGCGACTCGCTGGGCGACTTCATCGAGCACTACGCGCAGCTGGGTCCCAGCAGCCCCGAGCAGCTGGCGGCGGGCGCCGAGGAGGGCGGCGGGCCGCGCCGCGCGCTCAAGAGCGAGTTCCTGGTGCGCGAGAACCGCAAGTACTACCTGGACCTCAAGGAGAACCAGCGCGGCCGCTTCCTGCGCATCCGCCAGACGGTGaaccgcggcggcggcggcttcGGCGGGGGGCCCGGGCCCGGCGGCCTGCAGAGCGGCCAGACCATCGCGCTGCCCGCGCAGGGCCTCATCGAGTTCCGCGACGCGCTCGCCAAGCTCATCGACGACTACGGGGGCGACGAGGACGAGCTGGCCGGCGGCCCGGGAGGCGGCGCCGGCGGCCCCGGGGGCGGCCTGTACGGAGAGCTCCCGGAGGGCACCTCCATCACCGTGGACTCGAAGCGCTTCTTCTTCGACGTCGGCTGCAACAAGTACGGGGTGTTCCTGCGAGTGAGCGAGGTGAAGCCGTCCTACCGCAATGCCATCACCGTGCCCTTCAAGGCCTGGGGCAAGTTTGGAGGCGCCTTCTGTCGGTATGCAGATGAAATGAAAGAGATCCAGGAGCGACAGAGGGATAAGCTTTACGAGCGACGCGGCGGGGGCAGCGGTGGCGGCGACGAGTCGGAGGGTGAGGAAGTGGATGAGGATTGA